The following are from one region of the Myotis daubentonii chromosome 2, mMyoDau2.1, whole genome shotgun sequence genome:
- the DYRK2 gene encoding dual specificity tyrosine-phosphorylation-regulated kinase 2 isoform X2, whose amino-acid sequence MNDHLHVGSHSHGQIQVQQLFEDNSNKRTVLTTQPNGLTTVGKAGLPVVPERQLESIHRRQGSSTSLKSMEGMGKVKATPMTPEQAMKQYMQKLTTFEHHEIFSYPEIYFLGPNAKKRQGMTGGSNNGGYDDDQGSYVQVPHDHVAYRYEVLKVIGKGSFGQVVKAYDHKVHQHVALKMVRNEKRFHRQAAEEIRILEHLRKQDKDNTMNVIHMLENFTFRNHICMTFELLSMNLYELIKKNKFQGFSLPLVRKFAHSILQCLDALHKNRIIHCDLKPENILLKQQGRSGIKVIDFGSSCYEHQRVYTYIQSRFYRAPEVILGARYGMPIDMWSLGCILAELLTGYPLLPGEDEGDQLACMIELLGMPSQKLLDASKRAKNFVSSKGYPRYCTVTTLSDGSVVLNGGRSRRGKLRGPPESREWGNALKGCDDPLFLDFLKQCLEWDPVVRMTPGQALRHPWLRRRLPKPPSGEKMAVKRITETTGAITSISKLPPPSSSASKLRTNLAQMTDANGNIQQRTVLPKLVS is encoded by the coding sequence ATGAATGATCACCTCCATGTGGGCAGCCACAGCCACGGACAGATCCAGGTGCAGCAGCTGTTTGAGGATAACAGCAACAAGCGGACAGTGCTCACCACACAGCCCAATGGGCTTACGACGGTGGGGAAAGCCGGGTTGCCGGTGGTGCCAGAGCGGCAGCTGGAGAGCATCCATCGACGGCAGGGGAGCTCCACCTCTCTGAAGTCTATGGAAGGCATGGGGAAGGTGAAAGCCACCCCCATGACGCCCGAGCAAGCAATGAAGCAATACATGCAAAAACTAACCACCTTTGAGCACCACGAGATCTTCAGCTACCCTGAAATATACTTCTTGGGTCCAAATGCAAAGAAGCGCCAGGGCATGACAGGCGGGTCCAACAACGGTGGCTACGACGACGACCAGGGATCCTACGTGCAGGTGCCCCACGATCATGTGGCTTACAGGTACGAGGTCCTCAAGGTCATTGGGAAGGGAAGCTTTGGGCAGGTGGTCAAGGCCTACGACCACAAAGTCCACCAGCACGTGGCCCTGAAGATGGTGCGGAATGAGAAGCGCTTCCACCGGCAGGCGGCGGAGGAGATCCGGATCCTGGAACACCTGCGGAAGCAGGACAAGGACAACACCATGAACGTCATCCACATGCTGGAGAATTTCACCTTCCGCAACCACATCTGCATGACGTTCGAGCTGCTGAGCATGAACCTCTATGAGCTCATCAAGAAGAATAAATTCCAGGGCTTCAGCCTGCCTTTGGTGCGCAAGTTTGCCCACTCCATTCTGCAGTGCTTGGATGCTTTGCACAAAAACAGGATAATTCACTGTGACCTTAAGCCCGAGAACATTTTGTTAAAGCAGCAGGGTCGAAGCGGCATCAAAGTGATCGATTTTGGCTCCAGTTGTTACGAGCATCAGCGCGTCTACACGTACATCCAGTCCCGTTTTTACCGGGCTCCGGAAGTGATCCTTGGCGCCAGGTACGGCATGCCCATCGATATGTGGAGCCTGGGCTGCATTTTGGCGGAGCTCCTGACCGGGTACCCCCTCTTGCCTGGGGAAGATGAAGGGGACCAGCTGGCCTGTATGATCGAACTGTTGGGCATGCCCTCCCAGAAACTGCTAGATGCATCTAAACGAGCCAAAAACTTTGTGAGCTCCAAGGGATATCCCCGTTACTGCACTGTCACGACTCTCTCAGACGGCTCTGTGGTCCTCAACGGAGGCCGTTCCCGGAGGGGAAAACTGAGGGGCCCACCGGAGAGCAGAGAGTGGGGGAATGCCCTGAAGGGGTGCGATGATCCCCTCTTCCTGGACTTCTTGAAACAGTGTTTAGAATGGGATCCTGTGGTCCGCATGACCCCCGGCCAGGCTTTGCGGCATCCCTGGCTGAGGAGGCGGTTGCCAAAGCCTCCCTCCGGGGAGAAGATGGCAGTGAAAAGGATAACTGAGACCACTGGTGCTATCACTTCCATTTCCAAGTTACCTCCACCTTCCAGCTCCGCTTCCAAACTGAGGACTAATTTGGCACAGATGACAGATGCCAATGGGAATATTCAGCAGAGGACAGTCTTGCCAAAACTTGTTAGCTGA